Proteins encoded by one window of Vigna radiata var. radiata cultivar VC1973A chromosome 5, Vradiata_ver6, whole genome shotgun sequence:
- the LOC106760957 gene encoding acetylglutamate kinase, chloroplastic, producing MMMAGTYKTLTNTFSSFPFTTKPQNPLTTHCTNPSFPSSRLRHRAICAVANPVQPPQIATESTTPGQYRVDVLSESLPFIQKFRGKTIVVKYGGAAMKSPDLQASVINDLVLLSCVGLRPVMVHGGGPEINTWLGRLNIPAVFRDGLRVTDADTMEIVSMVLVGKVNKTLVSLINKAGATAVGLSGLDGRLLTARPSPKAADLGFVGEVARVDPAVLRSLIDTNHIPVVTSVAADESGQPYNINADTVAGELAAALGAEKLILLTDVAGILEDRNDPNSLVKKIDIKGVKKMVEEGKVGGGMIPKVNCCVRSLAQGVTTASIIDGRVPHSLLLEILTDEGAGTMITG from the coding sequence ATGATGATGGCAGGGACATACAAAACCCTAACAAATACTTTCTCCTCTTTTCCATTCACAACCAAACCCCAAAACCCACTGACCACACACTGCACTAACCCATCTTTCCCTTCCTCTCGCCTCCGTCACCGTGCCATTTGCGCCGTTGCCAACCCGGTTCAACCTCCACAGATAGCCACCGAATCAACCACTCCGGGTCAGTACCGAGTCGACGTGCTCTCTGAATCGCTCCCCTTCATCCAGAAATTCCGCGGCAAGACCATAGTCGTCAAGTACGGTGGCGCCGCCATGAAGTCCCCGGACCTTCAGGCCTCTGTAATCAACGACCTGGTCCTCCTATCCTGCGTGGGCCTCCGCCCCGTCATGGTCCACGGCGGCGGCCCCGAGATCAACACCTGGCTTGGACGCCTTAACATCCCCGCTGTCTTCCGCGACGGCCTCCGCGTTACCGACGCCGATACCATGGAGATCGTCTCCATGGTTCTCGTCGGCAAGGTCAACAAAACCCTCGTCTCCCTCATCAACAAGGCCGGGGCCACCGCCGTAGGTCTCTCCGGTCTCGATGGCCGCCTCCTCACTGCCCGTCCCAGCCCCAAGGCCGCCGATCTAGGCTTCGTCGGAGAGGTCGCCAGAGTCGACCCCGCAGTCCTCCGCTCCCTCATAGACACCAACCACATCCCTGTCGTCACCTCCGTCGCCGCCGACGAGTCCGGACAGCCCTACAACATTAACGCCGACACTGTCGCTGGAGAACTGGCTGCAGCGCTTGGCGCGGAGAAGCTTATTCTGCTGACAGACGTGGCGGGGATCCTGGAGGATCGGAACGATCCCAACAGCTTGGTGAAGAAGATTGACATAAAAGGAGTGAAGAAAATGGTTGAAGAGGGAAAAGTTGGAGGTGGAATGATACCTAAGGTTAATTGTTGCGTGAGATCGCTGGCACAAGGGGTTACTACCGCGAGTATTATTGATGGTAGGGTTCCTCACTCTTTGTTGCTCGAGATTTTAACTGATGAAGGTGCTGGAACTATGATAACTGGCTAA